The Brachypodium distachyon strain Bd21 chromosome 4, Brachypodium_distachyon_v3.0, whole genome shotgun sequence nucleotide sequence AGATGTTGTCCTATAACATCTCCATTTGGAATACATAGCCCTTGCTGACGCACGAGGAGATCAAATCTTCCAAAACACTTCGCTTATACATCCTAGGAAATCAGCTGCGTCAAATAACAGTAAGGATCGCGGGATGTTTTGTCTAAACTGTGTTTCAAACGCTGTGGCCGGTTTCAATGAAATTTGGGAACGGGGGCTGTGGCCCCTaatcttctaaaaaaaaataacagcaaGGATCTTGATTCAGGTAAAATGAGACACACCTAAATGATCCAGTCAAATCAGAAGCTCCATGTGTAGTAAACTAGTAATGTACTAATGTTTGTGCTAGAACATTTGCTCCCCTGCTAGTTAATGTGGAGGGCGGCAGCGCGCTGTGAGGAGGGCGGcatgcggcggcgcgggcttggtggagggcggcggcggcgcacgctGGCGCGAGGCGAGGTAAGCGGCTGCGTgtagggcggcggcgcgcgctggtcgagggccgcggcggagAGAGGGGTTGgcaggccggcggcgctcTCTCAAGAGGACTCTGTGAAATTAGGGAGGAGAGAGGGTTCGGGAGCGAGGGAGACGATGtagtttttctatttttacTAATGTGTAAATGTGAAAAGACTGATATGCCCATCCCTAATAGTACTCCGTTGGGTTGGACGGGAGAATTTGCAGCCTGAAGCTAAGCAGAAGTCGCACCTATGGCAGAACCAGTAGTCTACTGCTACTAGTTTGCACAGACCACCATTGATCTGCAAATCTCAGTCAGACTACAAGAGGCCGACGCGCCAACTTTGCTGAAGACATTGCAGCACGCAGGCATGGCATCTACTATGACAGGCTCgtcccaagtcccaaccaAAGATCAACATTTTTTCGGAACAGTAACTGATGTTTTTTTGTCTTCGTCTTTGTACAAAACGTGGCAATGTGATCTAAAAATATACTCCGTGTATAGATCTTTTTGGCAGCAAAAACAAAACGTAAATCACAGTCAATATGAGTACGACCtaaagatatatatatatatatatatatattgatcTCTGCGCCTCTTAAACTCTCTTCACAGTGTGGATGCATGGGTTCTTGAGTGTGTTTCTAGTCACACTCAAGTGCTAGTAATTCGGACACTGCTACTGGCTGGCTTTTGATAGTACAAGGGGTGGTGGCGAGAGTGAATGCATTTGGGCTTTGGATAATAAATCGTGCCACCCACCGGCCAGCCAGCCATGGATGGACTCGTTGTCACTCGGTCCTAGCGCTGCGCCAGCACAGCACCCACCCCCAACGAACCACACCACAATCTCCCTCACAATGATGAGCAGCTGCGGCTTCACTCTTCACTCGCTCGCCGCTGTCGCCGAGAGCTCCCTGACGCGCTGAGGGCCTGAGGCTCGCAGGCGGGGAGCAGGGAGGCAAGAAAGAAAGgagggggggagagagacagGGACGCCATGCGcgcgctccggccgccgccgggaggctcgccggcaccggcgccgtcTCCGTACCAGTCGCCGTCCCCGTCCCCGGCGGCACTGATGGCCGCCGTCATCATCAGCTCGCCTCCTTCCCCCGGTGACTCCATGGGGTCGCCGGGACaggcgcccgcgccggcgccagaGCCGTCTGCCGCGGAGACTGCCTTCACGAGCGGGGCGCGGCGAGTCAGCGGCGGGCTGAGCCCGCCGCTCATCGCGATGCTGGCGGTGGTGGGGGCCGCTCTCCTAGTGGTCCTCTACGCGCGTCTGGCCCGCCGCGTGCTCCGCGCGGCCCGCCGGCAATGGCgcgggtggcggcgccgccgcctgctgcgcctcgtcctccccggcgccggcggctccgTGTCCTCCCCAGCGAACGACTCCTTCGCGTCCTTCACCACCTACGACAACTACTACCACACCTTCTCCCCCTACTCGGGCCTCGACGACGCCGCCATCAAGTCGCTCCCCTCCGCgcacttcttcttccccacctccggcgccgcggccgcccgcgACTGCGCCGTGTGCCTGCTGGAGTTCGCGGACGGCGACGAGCTCCGCGCGCTGCCGCTCTGCGCGCACGCCTTCCACGCCGACTGCATCGACGTCTGGCTCCGCGCGCACGCCACCTGCCCgctctgccgcgccgccgtcgcgctcccgccgccgctcgcctccCCACCGCAGCACCACCGCTCCTCCGCCAGGCGCGTCCGGCCCAGCCTCGAcgacctcctcttcttccatcccgtccctcccccgccgccgatTCTTCCCccaaacgacgccgaggagatcacggcggccatggccagcCCCGAGAGCAGGCAGCTCAACCCGAGGGATTTTCTGCTCAAGCGCTCCTACTCCTT carries:
- the LOC100846241 gene encoding RING-H2 finger protein ATL65, which gives rise to MRALRPPPGGSPAPAPSPYQSPSPSPAALMAAVIISSPPSPGDSMGSPGQAPAPAPEPSAAETAFTSGARRVSGGLSPPLIAMLAVVGAALLVVLYARLARRVLRAARRQWRGWRRRRLLRLVLPGAGGSVSSPANDSFASFTTYDNYYHTFSPYSGLDDAAIKSLPSAHFFFPTSGAAAARDCAVCLLEFADGDELRALPLCAHAFHADCIDVWLRAHATCPLCRAAVALPPPLASPPQHHRSSARRVRPSLDDLLFFHPVPPPPPILPPNDAEEITAAMASPESRQLNPRDFLLKRSYSFGFERNIMGGAMDQAVAATASPPWRYRLGVGGREDGRGGFGRSFWSKRWPSPFGGAAAARVFSFRSAAAAKSSSPFSRRRGSAAAAPGAGGGFFMSLSSEPPSILAGARRSGRASSRLRCGDPEALLSPDRLSR